The proteins below are encoded in one region of Helianthus annuus cultivar XRQ/B chromosome 2, HanXRQr2.0-SUNRISE, whole genome shotgun sequence:
- the LOC110922479 gene encoding leucine-rich repeat extensin-like protein 2: MMVKNKKIKILILLMVASHLTLATKSNSNSWVGSKYQIECTMCAACDNPCNQPTTPSPPPPSPPPPKPSTPICPPPPKSTGSGYYYPPPSTTQGPYYTYPPPAPYNNNNNNNNNNNNNNYPTPQPPNPIMPYFPYYYYSPPPPAPSAAVSLSGATTLFLINLFYFFFF; this comes from the coding sequence atgatGGTCAAGAACAAGAAAATCAAGATATTGATCTTGTTAATGGTTGCATCTCATCTCACACTTGCAACCAAATCTAACTCAAACTCATGGGTTGGTTCCAAGTACCAAATAGAATGCACAATGTGTGCCGCCTGTGACAACCCATGCAACCAACCCACCAccccttcaccaccaccaccgtcaccaccaccacccaaaccCTCCACACCCATCTGCCCTCCACCTCCCAAATCCACCGGATCCGGCTACTATTAcccaccaccatcaaccacccAAGGCCCTTACTACACCTACCCACCACCGGCAccatacaacaacaacaacaacaataataataataataacaacaataactaCCCTACACCACAACCACCCAATCCCATTATGCCTTACTTCCCTTACTACTACTACAGCCCTCCGCCGCCGGCACCCTCCGCCGCCGTCTCACTTTCCGGCGCTACCACTCTTTTCTTGATCAACTtattttactttttctttttttaa